A stretch of Patagioenas fasciata isolate bPatFas1 chromosome 4, bPatFas1.hap1, whole genome shotgun sequence DNA encodes these proteins:
- the RPS3A gene encoding small ribosomal subunit protein eS1, with protein sequence MAVGKNKRLTKGGKKGAKKKVVDPFSKKDWYDVKAPAMFNIRNIGKTLVTRTQGTKIASDGLKGRVFEVSLADLQNDEVAFRKFKLVTEDVQGKNCLTNFHGMDLTRDKMCSMVKKWQTMIEAHVDVKTTDGYLLRLFCVGFTKKRNNQIRKTSYAQHQQVRQIRRKMMEIMNREVQTNDLKEVVNKLIPDSIGKDIEKACQSIYPLHDVYVRKVKMLKKPKFELGKLMELHGEGGGAGKPSGDEAGTKVERADGYEPPVQESV encoded by the exons ATGGCGGTCGGCAAGAACAAGCGCCTCACCAAGGGCGGCAAGAAGGGCGCCAAGAAGAAAGT GGTTGATCCTTTCTCCAAAAAGGATTGGTATGATGTCAAAGCACCAGCAATGTTTAATATCCGAAACATTGGGAAGACGCTTGTCACCAGGACTCAAGGAACTA AAATTGCCTCAGATGGACTAAAGGGTCGTGTGTTTGAAGTGAGTTTGGCTGATCTGCAGAACGATGAGGTTGCCTTCCGTAAATTTAAACTGGTAACCGAGGATGTTCAGGGCAAAAACTGTCTGACCAACTTCCATGGAATGGACCTCACCCGGGATAAAATGTGCTCCATGGTCAAAAAATGGCAG ACAATGATTGAAGCCCATGTAGATGTCAAAACAACCGATGGTTACCTACTACGCCTCTTCTGTGTGGGTTTTACGAAGAAGCGTAATAACCAAATCCGCAAGACCTCGTATGCCCAGCATCAGCAGGTTCGACAGATTCGTAGGAAGATGATGGAAATCATGAACCGAGAGGTCCAAACCAATGACCTGAAGGAAGTTGTCAATAAACT GATCCCAGACAGCATTGGTAAAGACATAGAGAAGGCGTGTCAGTCCATTTACCCTCTTCATGATGTATATGTTCGCAAGGTTAAGATGCTGAAGAAGCCCAAGTTTGAAT TGGGCAAGCTGATGGAACTCCATGGTGAAGGTGGTGGTGCTGGAAAACCTTCTGGGGATGAGGCAGGCACTAAAGTAGAGCGAGCTGATGGATATGAGCCGCCTGTGCAAGAGTCTGTCTGA
- the LOC136101358 gene encoding ribonuclease CL2-like isoform X3, whose translation MTPASRSLPAPAPSKGRRGQCEGARAELGPGVLWVTAVPMAGWALCMAVVLAVLAGAEGESRYEKFLRQHVDHPQTSVLAAHRYCETMLARRRVTAPGRPCKPSNTFVHAPAEELVAACSQMPDETGFHSTPTSMDLTACRLRGGNSRPPCTYRARQLQHHVRVACLDGLPVHLAGTHPPPQ comes from the exons ATGACACCAGCCAGCCGGTCCTTGCCGGCGCCCGCTCCTTCGAAAGGCAGAAGAGGCCAGTGTGAAGGAGCGAGAGCAGAGCTGGGACCGGGCGTGCTGTGGGTAACAGCG GTACCCATGGCGGGCTGGGCCCTATGCATGGCTgtggtgctggcagtgctggCAGGGGCAGAGGGTGAGAGCCGCTACGAGAAGTTCCTGCGGCAGCATGTGGACCACCCCCAGACATCGGTGCTCGCAGCGCACCGCTACTGTGAGACCATGCTGGCACGTCGGCGGGTGACAGCCCCAGGGCGGCCCTGCAAGCCTTCCAACACCTTTGTGCACGCACCGGctgaggagctggtggctgccTGCAGCCAGATGCCTGATGAAACGGGGTTCCACAGCACCCCAACATCCATGGACCTCACAGCTTGCCGCCTGCGGGGGGGGAACAGCCGGCCACCTTGCACCTACCGGGCCCGGCAGCTCCAGCACCACGTGCGTGTCGCCTGCCTTGATGGGCTGCCCGTGCACCTCGCTGGCACCCACCCGCCCCCCCAGTGA
- the LOC136101358 gene encoding ribonuclease CL2-like isoform X4: protein MTPASRSLPAPAPSKGRRGQCEGARAELGPGVLWVPMAGWALCMAVVLAVLAGAEGESRYEKFLRQHVDHPQTSVLAAHRYCETMLARRRVTAPGRPCKPSNTFVHAPAEELVAACSQMPDETGFHSTPTSMDLTACRLRGGNSRPPCTYRARQLQHHVRVACLDGLPVHLAGTHPPPQ from the exons ATGACACCAGCCAGCCGGTCCTTGCCGGCGCCCGCTCCTTCGAAAGGCAGAAGAGGCCAGTGTGAAGGAGCGAGAGCAGAGCTGGGACCGGGCGTGCTGTGG GTACCCATGGCGGGCTGGGCCCTATGCATGGCTgtggtgctggcagtgctggCAGGGGCAGAGGGTGAGAGCCGCTACGAGAAGTTCCTGCGGCAGCATGTGGACCACCCCCAGACATCGGTGCTCGCAGCGCACCGCTACTGTGAGACCATGCTGGCACGTCGGCGGGTGACAGCCCCAGGGCGGCCCTGCAAGCCTTCCAACACCTTTGTGCACGCACCGGctgaggagctggtggctgccTGCAGCCAGATGCCTGATGAAACGGGGTTCCACAGCACCCCAACATCCATGGACCTCACAGCTTGCCGCCTGCGGGGGGGGAACAGCCGGCCACCTTGCACCTACCGGGCCCGGCAGCTCCAGCACCACGTGCGTGTCGCCTGCCTTGATGGGCTGCCCGTGCACCTCGCTGGCACCCACCCGCCCCCCCAGTGA
- the LOC136101358 gene encoding ribonuclease CL2-like isoform X2: MTPASRSLPAPAPSKGRRGQCEGARAELGPGVLWVTAVNVVPMAGWALCMAVVLAVLAGAEGESRYEKFLRQHVDHPQTSVLAAHRYCETMLARRRVTAPGRPCKPSNTFVHAPAEELVAACSQMPDETGFHSTPTSMDLTACRLRGGNSRPPCTYRARQLQHHVRVACLDGLPVHLAGTHPPPQ; encoded by the exons ATGACACCAGCCAGCCGGTCCTTGCCGGCGCCCGCTCCTTCGAAAGGCAGAAGAGGCCAGTGTGAAGGAGCGAGAGCAGAGCTGGGACCGGGCGTGCTGTGGGTAACAGCGGTAAACGTG GTACCCATGGCGGGCTGGGCCCTATGCATGGCTgtggtgctggcagtgctggCAGGGGCAGAGGGTGAGAGCCGCTACGAGAAGTTCCTGCGGCAGCATGTGGACCACCCCCAGACATCGGTGCTCGCAGCGCACCGCTACTGTGAGACCATGCTGGCACGTCGGCGGGTGACAGCCCCAGGGCGGCCCTGCAAGCCTTCCAACACCTTTGTGCACGCACCGGctgaggagctggtggctgccTGCAGCCAGATGCCTGATGAAACGGGGTTCCACAGCACCCCAACATCCATGGACCTCACAGCTTGCCGCCTGCGGGGGGGGAACAGCCGGCCACCTTGCACCTACCGGGCCCGGCAGCTCCAGCACCACGTGCGTGTCGCCTGCCTTGATGGGCTGCCCGTGCACCTCGCTGGCACCCACCCGCCCCCCCAGTGA
- the LOC136101358 gene encoding ribonuclease CL2-like isoform X1 produces the protein MAGWALCMAVVLAVLAGAEGESRYEKFLRQHVDHPQTSVLAAHRYCETMLARRRVTAPGRPCKPSNTFVHAPAEELVAACSQMPDETGFHSTPTSMDLTACRLRGGNSRPPCTYRARQLQHHVRVACLDGLPVHLAGTHPPPQ, from the coding sequence ATGGCGGGCTGGGCCCTATGCATGGCTgtggtgctggcagtgctggCAGGGGCAGAGGGTGAGAGCCGCTACGAGAAGTTCCTGCGGCAGCATGTGGACCACCCCCAGACATCGGTGCTCGCAGCGCACCGCTACTGTGAGACCATGCTGGCACGTCGGCGGGTGACAGCCCCAGGGCGGCCCTGCAAGCCTTCCAACACCTTTGTGCACGCACCGGctgaggagctggtggctgccTGCAGCCAGATGCCTGATGAAACGGGGTTCCACAGCACCCCAACATCCATGGACCTCACAGCTTGCCGCCTGCGGGGGGGGAACAGCCGGCCACCTTGCACCTACCGGGCCCGGCAGCTCCAGCACCACGTGCGTGTCGCCTGCCTTGATGGGCTGCCCGTGCACCTCGCTGGCACCCACCCGCCCCCCCAGTGA
- the MBOAT4 gene encoding LOW QUALITY PROTEIN: ghrelin O-acyltransferase (The sequence of the model RefSeq protein was modified relative to this genomic sequence to represent the inferred CDS: substituted 1 base at 1 genomic stop codon) yields MHWTDLLVLLPAAPYQLAAFPFATVFHYLCASGHLSLTARYIFLLTGGCLLAGTAMGSYTVLLLIPAAGSVLILLFVSAANAHTWVFTLQMSWQTFCHLALSSQELNVQDARPAVTLSAIMLLTQKATSLALDIHDGLVSLQQGQGLLQQVLPLCSYLLFFPALLGGPLCSFSRFQAQAESCGTLPIPLRAAGQRCLGALALQGLRVGLVRGLGGRQGCDGWGCLPHVWAQALPLRLAYYLHWVLDEALLKVAGFGPETGQGDLSFHDLWTLETTHRLAVFTRTWNRSTSRWLRRLVFQRCPIQPLLATFAFSAWWHGLRPGQVFGFLCWAVMVEADYRIHPFLSARATTHGVKLLYCGTTWVFTQLIVAYILVAVETESFSMLYLLWTSCSSILPLCYGLTLLLLLRAEKPKQNXACPGLTCAAGRAHPCMHEYTG; encoded by the exons ATGCACTGGACAGACCTGCTCGTCCTTCTCCCTGCAGCCCCGTACCAGCTGGCAGCGTTCCCCTTCGCCACTGTCTTCCACTACCTCTGTGCTTCAGGGCACCTCTCTCTGACTGCCCG GTACATATTCCTCCTCACTGGAGGATGTCTCCTTGCTGGCACAGCTATGGGCAGTTACACTGTATTGCTCCTCATCCCTGCTGCTGGTTCCGTGCTCATCCTCCTCTTTGTCAGCGCAGCTAATGCCCACACCTGGGTCTTCACCTTACAGATGTCCTGGCAGACATTCTGCCACTTGGCTCTGAGCAGCCAGGAGTTGAACGTGCAGGATGCCAG GCCAGCTGTCACCCTCTCTGCCATCATGCTGCTGACCCAGAAGGCAACATCTCTGGCCCTAGACATCCACGACGGGCTTGTGTCACTCCAGCAGGGACAGGGGCTTCTGCAGCAGGTGCTGCCCCTCTGCAGCTACCTGCTCTTCTTCCCAGCCCTCCTGGGGGGGCCTCTCTGCTCCTTCAGCAGGTTTCAGGCCCAGGCTGAGTCCTGCGGcactctccccatcccactgagggCAGCTGGGCAGCGGTGCCTGGGTGCACTGGCGCTGCAGGGGCTGCGTGTGGGGCTGGTCAGGGGCctggggggcaggcagggctgtgacGGCTGGGGCTGCCTGCCCCATGTCTGGGCACAGGCCCTGCCCCTCCGGCTGGCCTACTATCTTCACTGGGTGCTGGACGAGGCCCTGCTCAAGGTGGCAGGCTTTGGGCCAGAGACGGGCCAGGGAGACCTTTCCTTCCATGACCTGTGGACACTGGAGACAACCCACCGCCTGGCCGTCTTCACTCGAACCTGGAACAGGAGCACGTCCCGCTGGCTGAGGAGACTCGTCTTCCAGCGCTGCCCTATCCAGCCACTCCTAGCCACCTTTGCCTTCTCTGCTTGGTGGCACGGTCTCCGCCCTGGGCAGGTCTTTGGTTTCCTGTGCTGGGCTGTCATGGTGGAGGCTGACTACCGCATCCATCCCTTCCTCAGCGCCCGGGCCACCACCCATGGTGTGAAGCTCCTGTACTGTGGCACAACCTGGGTCTTCACACAGCTCATTGTTGCCTACATCCTGGTGGCTGTGGAGACTGAGAGTTTCTCCATGCTCTACCTGCTCTGGACTTCCTGCAGCAgtatccttcccctctgctatgGTctcacactgctgctgctgctgcgtgcCGAGAAGCCAAAGCAGAATTGAGCCTGTCCTGGGCTAACCTGTGCGGCTGGTAGGGCGCATCCCTGCATGCATGAGTACACAGGGTGA